From Penicillium digitatum chromosome 5, complete sequence, one genomic window encodes:
- a CDS encoding protein AHC1 gives MHSHGMFRLLPWPSTIGGNKVMEDVKMLAPNCTGINTLSLPQLKRKRSDSDSDATDAPAPTKVCADSISKRPTPTVITDSIAPTPSTPNTSSKSPVASARSPAQDAVARPGVTRLRETITAQLSLEVLLKHNELRLIDQEIAKCQVALEQLRRCGEIPYPGSRVAGVSPDVSSGTGASVRAPGNGPAPMSPAPWGVTEGPYARHYARWLLPDPHFDGGEVESGMLAHCLVEGRSTRGNPGEMGMLAGKSRPQRGATATKHTALSTGYPVVKEKPGPMLIRRKSDGVLVKLVCLDCRRDNFSSTQGFINHCRIAHNRNFASHDAAAMACGQSVQVDDAGIVVGGSAEPTTNPTTPGYVHPLIRSAHVATTPWKSLHPPAKDFVTPRKPTAGITPAVATPPLTAEPTYRRCSEPVRQPPNPQFLASPATPHLSALMKSRGAGLDMEKLVEESRKPVDLSGLFGDDSETDESRGPSAGASHTSIGARPGRQPMRMPVGQTPGESENRKATDRAQTPPTEQATPSRPQSFLDFSLAGQSQTLQSREPDSLDHQTLSPHAIESNQAPSLVSDDEDDYEAASDSDSPPSSEADEQEQEFRHIHVEDDERAAAPSAGAEAKPGPSLASPAPQSGPPLSQPMKRSRSKKISSIVPFGDNDDQHVGYSYSASAENTAKAKRAAERKPNPSKR, from the coding sequence ATGCACTCACATGGCATGTTTCGCCTGCTTCCCTGGCCCTCTACTATAGGAGGGAATAAGGTGATGGAGGATGTCAAAATGCTGGCACCAAACTGCACAGGTATCAATACTCTGTCGTTGCCCCAGCTCAAGCGTAAACGTTCAGACTCCGACTCCGACGCGACCGATGCGCCCGCCCCGACGAAAGTCTGCGCGGATTCCATTTCTAAGCGCCCAACTCCGACCGTGATCACGGATTCGATCGCTCCCACCCCTTCGACTCCAAATACTTCATCAAAATCCCCGGTCGCGTCCGCGCGCTCGCCGGCGCAGGACGCCGTCGCCAGGCCAGGTGTGACCCGACTTCGGGAAACTATCACCGCCCAGCTGAGCTTGGAGGTGTTACTCAAGCATAATGAACTTCGTCTCATCGACCAGGAGATCGCCAAGTGTCAAGTAGCTCTGGAACAACTGCGACGCTGTGGTGAAATTCCTTATCCCGGATCTCGTGTCGCGGGTGTCTCGCCGGATGTGAGCTCGGGAACGGGCGCGTCAGTGCGGGCACCTGGAAATGGTCCGGCGCCGATGTCGCCTGCTCCATGGGGAGTAACAGAAGGCCCGTACGCCCGCCACTACGCCCGATGGTTGCTGCCCGACCCTCATTTTGACGGTGGGGAGGTTGAGTCTGGGATGCTGGCCCATTGCCTGGTTGAGGGTCGATCCACGCGTGGGAATCCCGGTGAGATGGGTATGCTGGCGGGCAAGTCTCGTCCCCAGCGAGGTGCAACTGCCACTAAGCATACCGCGCTGTCGACTGGCTACCCTGTGGTCAAGGAGAAGCCCGGGCCGATGCTCATTCGGCGCAAGTCGGATGGTGTCCTGGTCAAGCTGGTCTGTCTGGACTGCCGGCGCGATAACTTCTCCAGCACTCAGGGATTTATCAACCACTGTCGCATCGCACACAACCGCAACTTTGCCAGCCATGATGCCGCTGCCATGGCGTGCGGTCAATCCGTTCAGGTGGACGACGCCGGGATTGTGGTCGGTGGCTCTGCTGAGCCCACTACTAACCCAACAACCCCAGGTTATGTGCATCCTCTGATCCGCTCTGCCCATGTTGCCACGACCCCTTGGAAATCTCTTCACCCCCCCGCTAAGGATTTTGTCACCCCTCGTAAACCGACTGCGGGTATCACCCCGGCGGTTGCCACTCCTCCCTTGACAGCCGAACCTACCTACCGCCGATGCTCCGAGCCCGTCCGTCAGCCTCCAAACCCACAGTTCTTGGCTTCTCCTGCAACTCCTCACTTGTCCGCTCTCATGAAATCACGTGGTGCCGGTCTAGACATGGAGAAGTTGGTGGAAGAATCCCGGAAGCCTGTCGATCTCAGTGGTCTTTTCGGCGATGACTCGGAAACCGATGAGTCTCGAGGTCCGTCTGCGGGAGCCAGCCACACCTCGATTGGTGCTCGCCCGGGCCGTCAACCGATGCGTATGCCTGTCGGTCAAACTCCGGGGGAGTCTGAGAACCGGAAGGCTACCGACCGCGCACAGACTCCGCCCACTGAGCAAGCCACCCCATCGCGCCCACAGTCTTTTTTGGACTTTTCACTCGCCGGTCAATCCCAAACACTGCAGTCCCGAGAACCAGACAGCCTAGATCACCAAACACTCAGTCCTCACGCCATCGAATCCAACCAAGCCCCCAGCTTGGTcagtgatgatgaagacgattACGAGGCAGCATCTGACTCAGATAGTCCTCCGTCGTCTGAAGCAGAtgagcaggagcaggagttCCGCCACATCCATGTTGAGGACGACGAGCGCGCTGCCGCCCCGTCAGCTGGCGCCGAAGCTAAGCCGGGACCTTCTCTCGCCAGTCCTGCGCCGCAATCCGGGCCGCCTCTGTCCCAGCCAATGAAGCGTAGTCGCTCTAAAAAAATTTCGTCTATAGTTCCATTCGGTGACAACGACGACCAGCACGTGGGATACTCCTATTCCGCTTCCGCAGAAAATACCGCCAAGGCAAAGCGTGCTGCCGAGCGCAAGCCCAATCCGTCCAAGCGGTAA
- a CDS encoding short-chain dehydrogenase, putative, giving the protein MYLSASCLSLLFCFYATARSAEVSASELLNTTTPSALPVFYDASDIDLVEANHATDSYWVANYIRTTSNESFYVSAHIMVRNGSATQRAGIMSLDKPLGYYKQNYQNIGPVRESNGTLEPFNITMPGGKFGMEAIPHKNAARETFLPMRIHSHLPEVTFDIDLDMKGPVVLNAGLGSWLWAGGLQNQISLPVTRPRGSLVVDNRKLTIDSKKSFSWYDRQWGPTSPERFTWLGLYLNAPNKTESYLSIWNWEDSVNGNKSFATLQSRAGTNTVLSLTRFEASDKHVLNSTVTGNKYSLEYKIKLADGTQLRVKSARPNQEFVMENSTVGFYSGYVEVSGDYTGYGAMDIMPPIKL; this is encoded by the exons ATGTATCTCTCAGCCTCATGTCTGAGCCTTCTCTTCTGCTTTTACGCCACCGCACGCTCAGCGGAAGTCTCTGCCTCTGAACTGTTGAATACAACTACCCCTAGCGCT CTGCCTGTTTTCTATGATGCATCCGACATCGATCTAGTGGAAGCCAACCATGCCACGGACTCGTACTGGGTAGCTAACTACATCCGGACGACCAGCAACGAAAGCTTCTACGTCAGTGCACACATTATGGTCCGGAACGGCAGCGCGACGCAGCGCGCTGGGATTATGTCCTTGGACAAGCCCCTTGGATACTACAAGCAGAACTACCAGAACATTGGGCCCGTCAGAGAGAGCAATGGTACCCTCGAACCGTTCAACATTACTATGCCAGGTGGAAAATTTGGAATGGAGGCCATTCCACACAAAAATGCCGCGCGGGAAACTTTCTTGCCAATGAGGATTCACAGTCACCTCCCGGAAGTCACATTCGATATTGACCTGGACATGAAAGGCCCCGTGGTGTTGAATGCCGGCCTCGGCTCGTGGCTCTGGGCTGGTGGCCTTCAAAACCAAATCAGCTTGCCAGTCACCCGCCCCCGTGGTTCCCTTGTTGTGGATAATCGCAAGCTCACGATTGACTCTAAAAAGTCCTTCTCCTGGTATGACCGCCAGTGGGGGCCCACGTCCCCGGAGCGCTTCACTTGGCTCGGACTATACTTGAATGCGCCCAACAAAACGGAATCTTACCTCTCGATCTGGAATTGGGAAGACAGCGTGAACGGCAACAAGTCCTTTGCCACCCTCCAGAGCCGTGCCGGCACGAACACTGTTCTCTCCCTGACCCGCTTTGAAGCCTCAGACAAGCATGTCTTGAACTCCACGGTTACCGGCAACAAGTACTCACTGGAGTACAAAATCAAGCTGGCGGATGGAACTCAGCTTCGCGTCAAGAGTGCTCGGCCTAATCAGGAGTTCGTGATGGAGAACTCCACGGTCGGGTTCTACTCGGGTTATGTTGAGGTCTCGGGCGATTACACAGGCTATGGAGCTATGGACATCATGCCTCCCATCAAACTTTGA
- a CDS encoding GPI anchored serine-threonine rich protein, which produces MQYLKSTITIILAAATLVSADTTSTTLADNPVNTICDSENILQQCTQRVQSNLASCAPDDWNCQCTSSTNLVECYINCPDDTSRKDAESTRQQICAKAKAPASLPASTSAVSSTRAAATGTADIDDGNYIPDSEVDSDFEGHPTKSYSGLEANLIPRLEEGTASGLRMGGWLEFLGLVVGIVFQI; this is translated from the exons ATGCAGTACTTGAAGTCCACCATCACAATTATCCTAGCAGCCGCTACTCTCGTCTCAGCAGACACAACATCAACAACATTAGCAGACAATCCGGTGAATACTATATGTGACTCAGAAAA CATCCTACAGCAATGCACCCAACGAGTGCAGTCTAACTTGGCGAGCTGCGCACCTGACGACTGGAACTGTCAGTGCACTAGTAGCACGAATTTGGTGGA GTGTTACATCAACTGTCCCGACGACACATCGAGAAAAGACGCCGAGTCCACTCGCCAACAAATCTGCGCTAAGGCCAAAGCACCTGCATCCTTACCGGCATCTACATCTGCTGTTAGCTCTACTAGGGCAGCAGCTACAGGCACCGCTGATATTGACGACGGGAATTATATCCCCGACTCCGAGGTAGATTCTGATTTCGAGGGACATCCGACAAAGTCATATAGTGGGTTGGAAGCCAATTTGATTCCCCGTCTAGAAGAGGGGACTGCTTCGGGTTTGAGGATGGGAGGTTGGTTGGAGTTTCTGGGACTTGTAGTAGGGATTGTTTTTCAAATCTGA
- a CDS encoding ASST-domain-containing protein: MARETNTRATHLQPEKSQASSNHGEDDNNHASFHPHHITLETFHKLLSHYPSTVERVHRDKLILKLQSKAGKGSKRKADTKAEFDPSDEKQILEETDKFLQLDRWRYEVLPKIIAERANGVGQKAVAPKGVHLLKEELVDIVEWKTKHGVSRPMLMGMVKTNQVATITKSTSTAFAALPDVDPVVAPNHAFPRASLDSLTAPIRGVGPATASLILSIATVFGDAKKQVPFYSDDVYLWLCLTDFPEGPDYKKQKPSKYKKPNGELIAKYNLNEYRDLWNAAQALRARLNDGVGESYRDGPVSFIDIERAAYVLRNIAVSEYYASQEPEARLNTVKDVVDNQLPKESKKAVDELGTRRSKRIKQEAM, translated from the exons ATGGCGAGGGAAACTAATACAAGGGCAACGCATCTCCAACCTGAGAAAAGTCAAGCCAGCTCAAATCATGGAGAGGATGACAACAATCATGCATCATTTCACCCGCACCACATCACACTCGAGACCTTCCACAAGCTGCTATCCCACTACCCTTCAACGGTAGAGCGAGTGCACCGGGACAAGCTGATACTGAAGCTGCAGTCGAAGGCAGGGAAGGGATCAAAGCGCAAGGCGGATACGAAGGCAGAGTTCGACCCGTCCGACGAGAAACAAATTCTCGAAGAGACGGATAAGTTTCTTCAGCTTGACCGGTGGCGGTACGAGGTTCTGCCGAAGATTATCGCGGAGCGGGCGAATGGGGTTGGTCAGAAAGCAGTTGCGCCGAAGGGAGTGCATTTGCTCAAGGAGGAGTTAGTGGACATCGTGGAATGGAAGAC AAAACATGGAGTCTCCCGTCCCATGCTTATGGGAATGGTGAAGACTAACCAAGTCGCGACAATCACCAAGTCTACATCTACAGCTTTCGCCGCCCTCCCGGATGTGGACCCTGTAGTTGCACCAAATCATGCATTCCCCAGAGCTAGTCTGGACTCCCTTACAGCCCCTATCCGTGGCGTTGGCCCGGCTACTGCATCCTTGATTTTATCCATCGCCACGGTCTTCGGTGATGCCAAGAAACAAGTTCCTTTTTACAGCGACGATGTGTACCTTTGGCTATGTTTGACTGATTTTCCAGAAGGTCCGGATTACAAAAAGCAGAAGCCTTCTAAATACAAGAAGCCCAATGGGGAGTTGATTGCTAAGTACAATTTGAACGAGTATCGAGACCTCTGGAATGCCGCACAGGCGCTGCGGGCACGGCTGAACGATGGCGTTGGAGAGAGTTATAGGGATGGACCTGTGTCATTTATTGATATTGAGAGGGCTGCTTATGTGCTCCGCAATATCGCTGTCTCGGAATACTATGCCAGTCAAGAACCGGAGGCTCGTTTAAACACTGTGAAGGATGTGGTGGATAACCAGCTTCCAAAGGAATCAAAGAAAGCAGTTGATGAGCTTGGCACAAGGCGTAGTAAGAGGATAAAGCAAGAAGCTATGTGA
- a CDS encoding Aminotransferase, class V, putative, giving the protein MSTQTPHNTLLIPGPIEFDDAVLQSMSHFAESHVAPGFVKVFGETLTLVRKLFQSTNPTAQPFIISGSGTLGWDLVSANLIERGENALVLNTGYFGDSFGQCLETYGANVTHLKAPIGDRTPLEEVEAALKEKSYKLITLTHVDTSTGVLSDVKGVAQLVRRVSPDTLVVVDGVCSVGSEEIAFDEWDLDAVLTASQKAIGCPPGLSIVMTSGRAIHAAQSRKTPPGAYYASIANWLPIMQNYENNKPSYFATPPTQLVHALHTTLTQITTDVPGRFAIHTEVSEKVKAAAAELGLKQLASRPECQAHGMTAMYLPEGLVPADILPGLLKRGVIFAAGLHKEIATRYIRFGHMGISVTDPKRGDVDKALAALKEALAEAKQAKGL; this is encoded by the exons ATGTCTACTCAAACCCCTCACAATACTCTCCTGATCCCAGGACCCATCGAATTCGACGATGCCGTCCTTCAGTCTATGTCCCACTTTGC CGAGAGCCACGTCGCTCCCGGCTTCGTCAAGGTCTTCGGCGAGACCCTGACTCTCGTCCGCAAGCTCTTCCAATCCACCAACCCCACCGCGCAGCCCTTCATCATCTCTGGGAGCGGTACACTGGGCTGGGATCTTGTCTCCGCCAACCTGATCGAACGCGGCGAGAACGCCCTAGTTCTCAACACCGGCTACTTCGGTGACTCTTTCGGCCAATGTCTCGAGACGTACGGCGCCAACGTCACACACCTCAAGGCTCCCATCGGCGATCGCACTCCGCTCGAGGAAGTGGAGGCAGCCCTAAAGGAGAAGTCATACAAACTGATCACCCTCACACACGTCGACACATCGACCGGCGTGCTCTCTGACGTCAAGGGTGTGGCACAATTGGTGCGCCGCGTCAGCCCAGACACTCTCGTGGTCGTGGACGGCGTGTGTAGTGTCGGCTCGGAGGAGATCGCCTTTGATGAGTGGGACCTCGATGCGGTCCTCACAGCTTCTCAGAAGGCTATTGGCTGCCCGCCCGGTCTCAGCATCGTGATGACATCCGGTCGCGCCATCCACGCCGCTCAGTCGCGCAAGACCCCTCCCGGCGCTTACTACGCCTCTATCGCCAACTGGCTTCCCATCATGCAGAACTACGAGAACAACAAGCCCTCTTACTTCGCTACCCCTCCCACCCAGCTTGTCCATGCTCTGCACACCACCCTCACCCAGATTACCACCGATGTCCCCGGCCGCTTCGCTATCCACACTGAAGTCTCAGAGAAGGTTAAGGCTGCCGCTGCCGAACTTGGTCTCAAGCAGCTCGCTTCTCGCCCTGAATGTCAAGCTCACGGTATGACAGCCATGTACTTGCCTGAGGGTCTGGTCCCGGCCGATATCCTGCCTGGTCTGCTTAAGCGTGGTGTCATCTTTGCAGCTGGTCTGCACAAGGAGATTGCTACTAGGTACATCCGTTTCGGCCACATGGGTATCAGTGTTACTGATCCCAAGCGTGGCGATGTTGACAAAGCCCTGGCGGCGCTCAAGGAGGCTCTGGCTGAAGCCAAGCAGGCCAAGGGTCTGTAA